One genomic segment of Motacilla alba alba isolate MOTALB_02 chromosome 1A, Motacilla_alba_V1.0_pri, whole genome shotgun sequence includes these proteins:
- the LOC119708116 gene encoding endonuclease domain-containing 1 protein-like: MLGLLLLQVLASCLWLGHSEVVKSFETSCPQFFFREIPPNEALRPQNPARICQRYKNQYYFATLYDRKMRIPVYSAYIYQPGPGKRPKTWLVEPQLIGPTYPKTMEKEWTLLNQYNVTLEKLSQSQAILHDYKNLTGLNRGHLNPNGHHDDYSSRMATFTLTNIVPQDEKLNGGAWNNYEQQTMIRRTQGCKTTYVIVGAVPGNNYIAKGRVNKPSHLWSAACCVVDNNYIKAWAVIAENDKNQVQLLTVGELEDTLTELYGRGQVSLFDSDCPRE, encoded by the exons atgctggggctgctgctgctgcaggtgttggccagctgcctctggctgggACACAGCGAGGTGGTGAAGTCCTTTGAAACTTCATGTCCTCAGTTTTTTTTCCGGGAGATCCCTCCAAATGAAGCCCTGAGGCCACAGAACCCAGCCCGGATCTGCCAGCGCTACAAGAACCAGTATTACTTTGCCACCCTGTATGACAGGAAGATGCGTATTCCTGTCTACTCTGCTTACATCTACCAGCCTGGGCCTGGCAAAAGACCTAAAACTTGGCTGGTTGAGCCTCAG CTGATTGGCCCAACTTATCCCAAAACTATGGAAAAAGAGTGGACACTCTTAAATCAATACAATGTCACCTTAGAGAAACTCAGCCAGAGCCAGGCTATCCTTCATGACTACAAGAACCTGACAGGTTTGAACCGGGGCCATTTGAACCCCAATGGCCACCATGATGACTACAGCAGCAGGATGGCTACCTTCACCCTCACCAACATAGTGCCCCAGGATGAGAAACTCAACGGTGGCGCCTGGAACAACTACGAGCAGCAAACGATGATCAGGAGAACCCAGGGCTGTAAAACCACCTATGTCATCgtgggtgctgtgcctgggaacaACTACATCGCCAAAGGGAGGGTTAATAAACCCAGCCACCTCTGGTCAGCTGCCTGCTGCGTGGTGGACAATAACTACATAAAGGCTTGGGCGGTCATCGCTGAGAACGACAAGAACCAGGTTCAGCTCCTCACagtgggagagctggaggaCACGTTAACTGAGCTCTACGGGAGGGGACAGGTTTCCCTGTTTGACAGTGACTGTCCCCGGGAATAA